In the genome of Streptomyces sp. NBC_00190, one region contains:
- a CDS encoding adenylyltransferase/cytidyltransferase family protein: protein MSELRASARKPYRVGYAPGAYDLFHIGHLNILRHARSQCDYLVAGVVSDEMAELAKGRRPMIPLVERLEIVRSVKYVDAAFVETVPDKVETWKQVRFDVIFKGDDWRGTPKGDKLEKDFAAHGVDVVYFPYTVHTSSTQLRRALDALAEPLTEPVTAERR from the coding sequence ATGTCCGAACTTCGCGCGTCCGCGCGCAAACCGTATCGAGTCGGCTACGCGCCGGGCGCATACGACCTGTTCCACATCGGGCATCTCAACATCCTTCGGCACGCCCGGAGTCAGTGCGACTACCTGGTGGCCGGAGTCGTCTCCGACGAGATGGCCGAACTCGCCAAGGGACGCCGCCCGATGATCCCGCTCGTCGAGCGGCTGGAGATCGTCCGCAGCGTGAAGTACGTGGACGCCGCCTTCGTCGAGACGGTCCCGGACAAGGTGGAGACCTGGAAGCAGGTCCGCTTCGACGTCATCTTCAAGGGCGACGACTGGCGGGGCACCCCCAAGGGCGACAAGCTGGAGAAGGACTTCGCCGCCCACGGCGTCGACGTCGTCTACTTCCCCTACACCGTCCACACTTCCAGCACCCAGCTGCGCCGGGCGCTGGACGCGCTCGCCGAGCCCCTCACGGAGCCGGTCACCGCGGAACGGCGCTGA
- a CDS encoding glycosyltransferase family 4 protein, whose amino-acid sequence MLLVSTNYAPEHAGIGPYATQIAEHWADLGHETHVLAGMPHYPAWSLEPEYQGAFRRTEQRAGVTVHRRAHTVPQKQTAVKRALFEGSILLHGAVAPPRMPKPDAVLAQMPSLAGGVLAARLAARWKVPYVPVVQDLMGAAAAQSGISGGDKAAAVAGRAEAYALKRATLVGVIHETFVERVVGMGVDPGRIRLVPNWSHVAVPSKPRGETRHHLGWAPGQTVVLHSGNMGLKQGLEVLVGAARLDPSVRFVLMGDGSQRSALTELAADVPNLDIIPPAADGEFPDILAAADVLAVTQHAAVLDMSVPSKLTSYFQAGRPVVASVAAEGGTAQEVERSGAGVLVQPEDPEALLKAVRALAEDPEGADALGAAGPRHVAAHLSREAGLARIDALMDEALGGSRP is encoded by the coding sequence ATGCTGCTGGTTTCCACCAATTACGCTCCCGAACACGCGGGGATTGGGCCGTACGCCACCCAAATCGCGGAGCACTGGGCAGATCTCGGCCACGAGACCCACGTCCTCGCCGGAATGCCGCACTACCCGGCGTGGTCGCTGGAGCCGGAGTACCAGGGGGCGTTCCGGCGCACGGAGCAGCGCGCGGGGGTCACCGTACACCGGCGTGCGCACACCGTGCCGCAGAAGCAGACCGCCGTGAAGCGCGCCCTTTTTGAAGGATCGATTCTGCTGCACGGCGCCGTGGCCCCGCCCCGGATGCCCAAGCCGGACGCGGTCCTCGCCCAGATGCCCAGCCTGGCCGGCGGCGTGCTGGCCGCCCGGCTCGCGGCGCGGTGGAAGGTCCCGTACGTCCCGGTCGTCCAGGACCTGATGGGCGCCGCCGCCGCGCAGAGCGGGATCAGCGGCGGCGACAAGGCGGCCGCGGTCGCCGGCCGCGCCGAGGCGTACGCGTTGAAGCGCGCCACCCTCGTCGGCGTCATCCACGAGACCTTCGTGGAGCGGGTCGTGGGCATGGGCGTGGATCCCGGCAGGATCCGCCTCGTCCCCAACTGGTCCCACGTCGCGGTGCCCAGCAAGCCGCGCGGCGAGACCCGTCACCACCTGGGCTGGGCCCCCGGCCAAACCGTCGTGCTGCACTCCGGGAACATGGGCCTGAAGCAGGGGCTGGAGGTCCTCGTGGGCGCCGCCCGGCTCGACCCGAGCGTCCGCTTCGTCCTCATGGGCGACGGCAGCCAGCGCTCGGCCCTCACCGAACTCGCCGCCGACGTCCCGAATCTGGACATCATCCCCCCTGCCGCTGACGGCGAGTTCCCCGATATCCTCGCGGCGGCGGACGTACTCGCGGTCACACAGCACGCCGCCGTGCTGGACATGAGCGTTCCGTCGAAACTCACCTCCTACTTCCAGGCGGGCCGGCCGGTCGTCGCCTCCGTGGCGGCGGAAGGCGGAACCGCCCAGGAGGTGGAGCGCTCGGGGGCAGGGGTGCTCGTACAGCCGGAGGACCCCGAGGCCCTGCTGAAGGCCGTACGGGCCCTGGCGGAGGACCCCGAAGGCGCGGACGCGCTGGGGGCGGCCGGACCCCGCCACGTCGCGGCCCACCTGAGCCGCGAAGCGGGCCTGGCCCGCATCGACGCACTGATGGACGAAGCACTTGGGGGATCCCGGCCGTGA
- a CDS encoding L,D-transpeptidase — MGRTRVNLQPIRGRARTGLPALLLGAALLLTTACSGGGGNSSGSGGDKAGDGAKTGTEASKAVVNVKPDDGAKEVATSGILKITSTGGKLTTVTVADTKGNAVEGKVADDGASWEPSRHLASATEYKVHAVAKDEAGRESAKDTTFTTLTPTNTFVGHYTPEDGATVGVGMPVSINFSRGITNPEAVEKAITVTAEPAVPVEGHWFGNDRLDFRPEKYWAAGTKVTVKLALDGVEGRPGVYGKQTRTVTFTVGRSQVSTVDASEHTMEVVRDGQVLKNVPITAGAPSTTTYNGQMVISEKYKVTRMNGATVGFGGEYDISDVPHAMRLSNSGTFVHGNYWASSGTFGSENVSHGCVGLKDVRGAGDGNQPAAWFFDESLIGDVVIVKNSKDKQIAPDNGLNGWNMDWAEWIK, encoded by the coding sequence ATGGGGAGAACACGAGTGAACCTGCAGCCGATACGCGGCCGCGCCCGCACCGGCCTGCCGGCCCTTCTGCTGGGGGCGGCCCTGCTGCTGACCACCGCGTGCAGTGGCGGCGGCGGCAACAGCAGCGGCAGCGGTGGAGACAAGGCGGGGGACGGTGCCAAGACCGGCACCGAGGCGTCCAAGGCCGTGGTCAACGTCAAGCCGGACGACGGCGCCAAGGAGGTCGCGACCAGCGGCATCCTGAAGATAACCAGCACCGGCGGCAAGCTCACCACGGTGACCGTCGCCGACACCAAGGGCAACGCGGTCGAGGGCAAGGTCGCCGACGACGGCGCGAGCTGGGAGCCGTCCCGCCACCTGGCCTCCGCCACCGAGTACAAGGTGCACGCGGTCGCCAAGGACGAGGCCGGCCGGGAGTCCGCCAAGGACACCACCTTCACGACGCTGACCCCGACGAACACCTTCGTCGGCCACTACACGCCCGAGGACGGCGCCACCGTCGGCGTGGGCATGCCGGTCTCGATCAACTTCAGCCGGGGCATCACCAACCCCGAGGCCGTCGAGAAGGCCATCACCGTGACGGCCGAGCCGGCCGTGCCGGTCGAGGGCCACTGGTTCGGCAACGACCGCCTCGACTTCCGCCCCGAGAAGTACTGGGCCGCGGGCACGAAGGTCACCGTGAAGCTCGCCCTCGACGGGGTCGAAGGCCGCCCCGGCGTCTACGGGAAGCAGACCCGTACGGTCACCTTCACCGTCGGCCGCTCCCAGGTCTCCACGGTCGACGCGAGCGAGCACACCATGGAGGTCGTCCGCGACGGCCAGGTGCTCAAGAACGTCCCGATCACCGCGGGCGCCCCGTCGACGACCACGTACAACGGGCAGATGGTCATCAGCGAGAAGTACAAGGTGACCCGGATGAACGGCGCGACCGTCGGCTTCGGCGGCGAGTACGACATCTCCGACGTCCCCCACGCCATGCGGCTGTCGAACTCGGGCACCTTCGTCCACGGCAACTACTGGGCCTCCTCGGGCACCTTCGGCTCGGAGAACGTCAGCCACGGCTGCGTCGGCCTGAAGGACGTCCGCGGCGCCGGCGACGGCAACCAGCCCGCCGCCTGGTTCTTCGACGAGTCGCTGATCGGCGACGTGGTCATCGTGAAGAACTCCAAGGACAAGCAGATCGCCCCGGACAACGGCCTCAACGGCTGGAACATGGACTGGGCGGAGTGGATCAAGTAG
- a CDS encoding MSCRAMM family protein: MAARTARVWPLGLAAAAVVVAAAPAHCAGVDGPVPSAQVVLRNTDLDTGTPLPGARFELWREVNDQPGLQVTGPAADEKQEGACETDARGSCTVELPVGETYYWRQTVVPAGYEAPEDPVTGFTVRGADAKEGIVLNVPHHKRGAAYSGAVRVLKEDAKTGSPLAGAVFELWRETNSTGGLQTRGINADQRVRPGCATDEDGVCDFEGLPDGEYYLVETDVPEGYVLPARTVTGPLRLDDETPGGRRVVTLENARDSYAGVPITDPDEGRAARRVRRWSGPLTPSAEQHGP, encoded by the coding sequence ATGGCAGCCAGGACAGCAAGGGTGTGGCCGCTCGGCCTCGCCGCCGCAGCGGTGGTCGTCGCGGCGGCGCCGGCCCATTGCGCGGGCGTGGACGGACCCGTCCCCAGCGCCCAGGTGGTGCTGCGGAACACGGACCTGGACACCGGAACACCCCTGCCCGGTGCCCGCTTCGAGCTGTGGCGGGAGGTCAACGACCAGCCGGGGCTCCAGGTCACCGGACCGGCCGCCGACGAGAAGCAGGAGGGCGCCTGCGAAACGGACGCCAGGGGCAGCTGCACGGTGGAGCTGCCGGTCGGCGAGACGTACTACTGGCGGCAGACCGTCGTCCCCGCCGGGTACGAGGCCCCCGAGGACCCGGTCACCGGCTTCACCGTGAGGGGGGCCGACGCCAAGGAGGGGATCGTCCTCAACGTCCCGCACCACAAGCGCGGCGCGGCGTACAGCGGCGCCGTCCGGGTCCTGAAGGAGGACGCCAAGACTGGGTCACCGCTGGCCGGTGCGGTGTTCGAGCTCTGGAGGGAGACCAACAGCACCGGGGGACTCCAGACCCGGGGCATCAACGCCGACCAGCGGGTCAGGCCCGGCTGCGCCACCGACGAGGACGGCGTCTGCGACTTCGAGGGACTCCCCGACGGCGAGTACTACCTGGTCGAGACGGACGTTCCCGAGGGGTACGTCCTGCCGGCGAGAACGGTGACCGGCCCGCTCCGCCTGGACGACGAGACCCCGGGCGGCCGACGCGTGGTCACCCTGGAGAACGCGCGCGACTCCTACGCCGGCGTCCCCATCACAGACCCGGACGAGGGCAGGGCCGCCCGGCGGGTGCGCCGCTGGAGTGGCCCGCTCACCCCCTCGGCGGAGCAGCACGGGCCGTAG
- a CDS encoding lipopolysaccharide biosynthesis protein translates to MIETNRPAAAPAEDEPDLLRDQFRQLLRYRRLIGAGIAVGLLGGVYLGISTADTYVATADVVLRAPTDDPFNPSLAPDKAINIGSERQVALSSSIANEAAKKLGVSASGLAALRSGLQVTNPPQTMVLRFTYTASSPGEAAKRANAMTDAYLLKRQEALDATRDKMVKGYKEQRDPISKQLDELSKEIARMPAGSGRDAATSSKTDLQSEVGGYNTKITKLEALDMTPGRVTSAATAPTATDGPGIVMSLALGAAVGLALGLLAAWVRLVFDPAPRSEGDVARSLRAPVLGYLPRDRTGGGPLLAAGEADPRVAEEYRSVAFRLAYDSRFADRRRLLVVAPRGSSETAAAVAVNLAASFAETGKDVLLIEADLRTPVLASQLPTDAGGRPRWSRTPGGPSAAGRHADSEWPDGRQLVVDAGESGTFELIPGERARNVPRALTSARATQLISEADSPNSTVVVLAPPVLSYADALALVDRVDGVLVVCNPRAVHRSDLSRIRELISGAGGTVLGAVLHAPLPGEKRGRSKDKVVPAATGPAAGSGTSGKSAPQPEPIAYEVAEPEQNIAGDGTDTVALRTVRQGRR, encoded by the coding sequence GTGATCGAGACGAACCGCCCAGCAGCGGCACCGGCCGAGGACGAACCGGACCTCCTCCGGGATCAGTTCCGCCAGCTCCTGCGCTACCGCAGACTCATCGGCGCGGGCATCGCAGTCGGCCTGCTGGGCGGCGTCTACCTCGGCATCTCCACGGCCGACACCTACGTCGCGACCGCCGACGTCGTCCTGCGCGCACCCACCGACGACCCCTTCAACCCGAGCCTCGCCCCCGACAAGGCGATCAACATCGGCTCGGAGCGCCAGGTCGCGCTCAGTTCCTCCATAGCCAACGAGGCCGCCAAGAAGCTCGGCGTGTCCGCGTCCGGCCTGGCGGCCCTGCGCAGCGGTCTGCAGGTGACCAACCCGCCGCAGACGATGGTGCTCCGCTTCACCTACACCGCGTCCTCCCCCGGCGAGGCCGCCAAGCGCGCCAACGCGATGACCGATGCGTATCTGCTCAAGCGTCAGGAAGCCCTCGACGCCACCCGCGACAAAATGGTCAAGGGGTACAAGGAGCAGCGCGATCCGATCTCCAAGCAGCTCGACGAGCTCTCCAAGGAGATCGCCCGGATGCCCGCCGGCTCCGGGCGCGACGCGGCCACCTCCTCCAAGACCGACCTGCAGAGCGAGGTCGGCGGCTACAACACCAAGATCACCAAGCTCGAAGCCCTCGACATGACCCCGGGCCGGGTCACCAGCGCCGCGACCGCGCCCACCGCGACGGACGGGCCCGGCATCGTCATGTCGCTCGCGCTCGGCGCGGCCGTGGGCCTCGCACTCGGCCTGCTGGCCGCCTGGGTCCGGCTGGTCTTCGACCCGGCGCCGCGCTCCGAGGGCGATGTGGCGCGGTCCCTGCGCGCGCCCGTACTGGGCTACCTGCCCCGGGACAGGACGGGCGGCGGACCGCTGCTCGCCGCCGGCGAGGCCGATCCCCGGGTCGCCGAGGAGTACCGCTCGGTGGCCTTCCGGCTCGCCTACGACTCCCGCTTCGCCGACCGGCGCCGGCTGCTCGTCGTCGCCCCCCGCGGCAGCAGCGAGACCGCCGCCGCGGTCGCCGTGAACCTCGCCGCCTCCTTCGCGGAGACCGGCAAGGACGTCCTGCTCATCGAGGCCGACCTGCGCACCCCGGTGCTGGCCAGCCAGCTGCCGACGGACGCCGGCGGCCGGCCCCGGTGGAGCCGGACCCCGGGCGGCCCCTCCGCCGCCGGACGCCACGCCGACTCCGAGTGGCCCGACGGGCGCCAGCTCGTCGTCGACGCCGGGGAGTCCGGCACGTTCGAACTGATTCCGGGCGAACGGGCGCGCAACGTCCCGCGCGCGCTGACCTCCGCCCGCGCCACCCAGCTGATCTCCGAGGCCGACTCCCCCAACTCCACCGTGGTCGTGCTCGCGCCTCCCGTGCTCTCGTACGCCGACGCCCTCGCCCTCGTCGACCGTGTCGACGGCGTCCTGGTGGTCTGCAACCCGCGCGCCGTCCACCGCAGCGACCTGTCCCGGATCCGCGAGCTGATCAGCGGCGCCGGCGGCACGGTGCTCGGCGCGGTGCTGCACGCGCCGCTGCCCGGCGAGAAGCGCGGCCGGAGCAAGGACAAGGTCGTCCCGGCCGCCACCGGCCCGGCCGCCGGCTCCGGAACGTCCGGGAAGTCCGCCCCGCAGCCCGAGCCGATCGCGTACGAAGTGGCCGAGCCCGAGCAGAACATCGCCGGTGACGGCACCGACACCGTCGCGCTGCGCACCGTCCGCCAGGGCCGCAGATGA
- a CDS encoding CDP-alcohol phosphatidyltransferase family protein produces the protein MGRVGTALRELRGAQKSAKGVSLYSRFVNRPAGRYLAAGSYGLGLTPNQVTLVSAAFSFAAAAAVALTEPSWGLGIAVWAALAVGFAFDSADGQLARLRGGGSAAGEWLDHVVDCAKLTAVHSCVLIAFYRFPDSYGIGGAGTGGDGWLLVPLGFQFAAIVTFFGGLLTEKLKPRPAPGSPAAAPSTVRAVALLPVDYGVFCLVFLLLGGGLFRWAYAGLGVVAGLFLLAFLTKWYRELSAVPR, from the coding sequence ATGGGCAGAGTCGGAACCGCGCTGCGGGAGTTGCGCGGAGCGCAGAAGTCGGCGAAGGGGGTGTCGCTCTACTCACGGTTCGTCAACCGGCCCGCTGGACGCTATCTGGCCGCCGGGTCGTACGGGCTCGGGCTCACCCCGAACCAGGTGACGCTGGTCAGCGCCGCGTTCAGCTTCGCCGCCGCGGCCGCGGTCGCGCTCACCGAGCCCTCCTGGGGGCTCGGGATCGCCGTCTGGGCCGCGCTCGCGGTCGGGTTCGCCTTCGACTCCGCCGACGGACAGCTGGCCCGGCTTCGCGGGGGCGGCAGCGCGGCGGGCGAATGGCTCGACCACGTCGTGGACTGCGCCAAGCTGACCGCCGTGCACTCCTGTGTACTGATCGCCTTCTACCGCTTCCCCGACTCGTACGGGATCGGCGGGGCCGGGACGGGCGGCGACGGCTGGCTGCTGGTGCCGCTCGGCTTCCAGTTCGCCGCGATCGTGACCTTCTTCGGCGGGCTGCTGACCGAGAAGCTCAAGCCCAGGCCGGCTCCGGGGAGTCCCGCCGCCGCGCCGTCGACCGTGCGCGCGGTGGCGTTGCTGCCCGTGGACTACGGGGTGTTCTGCCTGGTGTTCCTGCTGCTCGGCGGCGGGCTGTTCCGATGGGCGTACGCGGGGCTCGGGGTGGTCGCCGGACTGTTCCTGCTGGCGTTCCTCACCAAGTGGTACCGGGAGCTCAGCGCCGTTCCGCGGTGA
- the glgX gene encoding glycogen debranching protein GlgX, translating to MSSAAEQEEAVEAVGNAVDAVDAVDAVDAVDGVRSGRAAPAPRVDEPPSGRPNGQVRGQVLRASGRPGPQVWPGSSHPLGARFHHGPDGTAGTNFALWAQGAEAVEVCLFDAGGAETRCALTELTHEIWHGFVPGVRPGQRYGFRVHGRWDPWTGARHNPAKLLLDPYARAVDGDFRLPPEVYGHVRDWPQQYIADTVRDDRDSAPFVPKGVVVHDQDDWADDVRPKTPWADSVIYELHVRGFTMRHPGVPEELRGTYAGLAHPAAVEHLVKLGVTAVELLPVHQFAHEDHLLRRGLRNYWGYNSVGYFAPHAGYSSSGTAGQQVGEFKRMVRALHAAGIEVILDVVYNHTAEAGELGPTLSLRGIDNRGYYRLQSDQRRYADYTGCGNTLHAGRPHVLRLITDSLRYWVTEMGVDGFRFDLAAALARSMHDVDMLSPFLAVIAQDPVLRRVKLIAEPWDVGSGGYQVGAFPPLWTEWNDRYRDAVRDFWRGALPDVRDLGYRLSGSSDLYAWGGRRPYASVNFVTAHDGFTLRDLVSYERKHNEANGEAGRDGTNDNRSWNCGAEGETDDARIAALRRRQLRNLLTTLLLSTGVPMLVAGDEFGRTQGGNNNAYCQDNETGWVDWSLLEDPAWRELFALTTRLISLRQAHPVLRRRAFFSGRPQGVDGLRDLAWFMPAGAEMTERDWYAPGAALGMYLSGRDIPGRDERGRQVTDDSFLALLHTGDRPVAWVLPGAPWAEGYEVVLDTSREDQSTAPLTRHRGGETVTVPARSIVLLRVVG from the coding sequence GTGTCGAGCGCAGCCGAGCAGGAAGAGGCGGTGGAAGCCGTCGGAAACGCGGTGGACGCCGTGGATGCGGTGGATGCCGTTGATGCCGTGGACGGGGTGCGCAGCGGCCGCGCCGCGCCCGCGCCACGGGTGGACGAGCCGCCCAGCGGGCGGCCGAACGGCCAGGTCAGAGGGCAGGTGTTACGGGCATCCGGGCGCCCGGGACCACAGGTGTGGCCCGGGTCCTCGCATCCCCTGGGGGCACGGTTCCATCACGGTCCGGACGGGACGGCGGGCACCAACTTCGCCCTGTGGGCGCAGGGCGCGGAGGCGGTGGAGGTGTGCCTGTTCGACGCGGGCGGGGCTGAGACCCGCTGCGCCCTGACGGAGCTCACGCACGAGATCTGGCACGGATTCGTGCCGGGCGTACGCCCCGGGCAGCGGTACGGCTTCAGGGTGCACGGGCGCTGGGACCCCTGGACGGGCGCCCGGCACAATCCGGCGAAGCTGCTGCTGGACCCGTACGCCCGGGCCGTGGACGGTGACTTCAGGCTGCCGCCGGAGGTGTACGGGCACGTCCGGGACTGGCCGCAGCAGTACATCGCCGACACCGTGCGCGACGACCGGGACTCGGCGCCGTTCGTCCCCAAGGGGGTCGTGGTCCACGATCAGGACGACTGGGCGGACGACGTCCGGCCGAAGACCCCCTGGGCCGATTCGGTGATCTACGAGCTGCACGTGCGCGGCTTCACGATGCGCCATCCGGGGGTTCCCGAGGAGCTGCGCGGCACGTACGCGGGTCTCGCGCATCCGGCTGCCGTCGAGCACCTGGTGAAGCTGGGCGTGACGGCGGTCGAGCTCCTGCCCGTGCACCAGTTCGCGCACGAGGACCACCTGCTGCGCAGGGGACTGCGCAACTACTGGGGCTACAACTCGGTCGGCTACTTCGCCCCGCACGCGGGGTACTCGTCGAGCGGTACGGCGGGCCAGCAGGTCGGGGAGTTCAAGCGGATGGTGCGGGCCCTGCACGCGGCCGGCATCGAGGTCATCCTTGACGTGGTCTACAACCACACGGCGGAGGCGGGCGAGCTGGGTCCGACGCTGTCGCTGCGCGGGATCGACAACCGGGGCTACTACCGGCTCCAGTCGGACCAGCGCCGGTACGCCGACTACACGGGCTGCGGGAACACCCTGCACGCGGGCCGCCCGCACGTGCTGCGCCTGATCACGGACTCGCTGCGCTACTGGGTCACGGAGATGGGGGTGGACGGCTTCCGCTTCGACCTGGCGGCGGCGCTGGCCCGCTCGATGCACGACGTGGACATGCTGTCGCCGTTCCTGGCGGTGATCGCCCAGGACCCGGTGCTGCGTCGGGTCAAGCTGATCGCGGAGCCGTGGGACGTGGGCTCGGGCGGCTACCAGGTGGGGGCCTTCCCGCCGCTGTGGACGGAGTGGAACGACCGGTACCGGGACGCCGTACGGGACTTCTGGCGGGGCGCGCTGCCCGACGTACGGGACCTCGGGTACCGGCTGTCGGGGTCGAGCGACCTCTACGCGTGGGGCGGGCGGCGGCCGTACGCCTCGGTGAACTTCGTGACCGCGCACGACGGTTTCACCCTGCGGGACCTGGTGAGTTACGAGCGCAAGCACAACGAGGCGAACGGGGAGGCGGGCCGGGACGGGACGAATGACAACCGGTCGTGGAACTGCGGCGCGGAGGGGGAGACGGACGACGCCCGGATCGCCGCGCTGCGCCGCCGGCAGCTGCGGAACCTCCTCACCACCCTGCTGCTGTCGACGGGCGTGCCGATGCTCGTCGCGGGGGACGAGTTCGGGCGCACCCAGGGCGGCAACAACAACGCGTACTGCCAGGACAACGAGACGGGGTGGGTGGACTGGTCGCTGCTGGAGGACCCGGCGTGGCGGGAGCTGTTCGCGCTGACGACGCGGCTGATCTCGCTGCGGCAGGCCCATCCGGTGCTGCGGCGGCGGGCGTTCTTCTCGGGGCGCCCGCAGGGGGTGGACGGGCTGCGGGACCTGGCCTGGTTCATGCCGGCGGGTGCGGAGATGACGGAGCGGGACTGGTACGCGCCGGGCGCCGCGCTCGGGATGTACCTGTCGGGGCGGGACATCCCGGGCCGCGACGAGCGGGGCCGGCAGGTGACGGACGACAGCTTCCTGGCCCTGCTGCACACCGGGGACCGGCCGGTGGCGTGGGTGCTGCCGGGGGCGCCGTGGGCCGAGGGCTACGAGGTCGTCCTGGACACCTCCCGCGAGGACCAGTCCACCGCCCCGCTCACCCGCCACCGCGGCGGTGAGACCGTGACGGTGCCGGCCCGGTCGATCGTGCTGCTCAGGGTGGTCGGCTGA
- a CDS encoding L,D-transpeptidase — protein MTRRAGAGLAAVAAWAGLLGGLTGCTQDGRAPVEIELPGKPRSPDEAIRITPDDNAKAVPADGRLGVTVPEGRLERVVVTKVEDAQEEQVPGAIAADGLSWSPDPEAARLSLAAKYTVDAVALDGHNRRQARHTTFTTYVPEERFIGYFKPENRSTVGTGMILSFNFNRAIERRAEVERAITVTSAPAVQVVGHWFGKERLDFRPKEYWKAGTQVTVKLKLRDIEGAPGSYGIQDKTITFTVGRSQVSTVDAAAHTMEVRRDGELLSTVPISAGAPKTTTYNGKMVVMEMFDVTRMNGQTVGFGGEYDIPDVPHAMRLTSSGTFLHGNYWLSPDTFGSSNMSHGCVGLRDDKGGGSDTPAGWFFDRTLVGDVVEVVNSQDKTVAPNNGLGGWNMSWADWVAGSAIA, from the coding sequence CTGACGAGGCGGGCAGGGGCGGGCTTGGCCGCCGTGGCGGCATGGGCGGGCCTCCTCGGCGGCCTGACCGGATGCACCCAGGACGGCCGGGCCCCGGTCGAGATCGAGCTGCCGGGAAAACCGCGTTCGCCGGACGAGGCCATCCGGATCACCCCCGACGACAACGCCAAGGCGGTCCCCGCGGACGGACGCCTCGGCGTCACCGTGCCCGAGGGCCGGCTGGAGCGGGTCGTGGTCACCAAGGTGGAGGACGCGCAGGAGGAGCAGGTCCCCGGTGCCATCGCCGCCGACGGGCTCAGCTGGAGCCCGGACCCCGAGGCCGCCCGGCTCTCGCTCGCGGCCAAGTACACCGTGGACGCCGTCGCCCTCGACGGGCACAACCGCCGCCAGGCCCGGCACACCACCTTCACCACCTACGTCCCCGAGGAGCGGTTCATCGGCTACTTCAAGCCCGAGAACCGCTCCACCGTCGGCACCGGCATGATCCTCTCCTTCAACTTCAACCGGGCCATCGAACGCCGGGCGGAGGTGGAGCGGGCCATCACCGTCACCTCCGCCCCCGCCGTGCAGGTCGTCGGCCACTGGTTCGGCAAGGAGCGGCTCGACTTCCGGCCCAAGGAGTACTGGAAGGCGGGCACCCAGGTCACGGTGAAGCTGAAGCTGCGCGACATCGAAGGCGCGCCCGGCTCCTACGGCATCCAGGACAAGACGATCACCTTCACCGTGGGCCGCTCCCAGGTCTCCACCGTGGACGCGGCCGCGCACACCATGGAGGTCCGCCGGGACGGGGAGCTGCTGTCGACCGTGCCGATCAGCGCCGGAGCGCCCAAGACCACCACGTACAACGGGAAGATGGTGGTGATGGAGATGTTCGACGTCACCCGGATGAACGGCCAGACCGTCGGTTTCGGCGGCGAGTACGACATCCCCGACGTCCCGCACGCCATGCGGCTCACCTCCTCCGGGACCTTCCTGCACGGGAACTACTGGCTCAGCCCCGACACCTTCGGCAGCAGCAACATGAGCCACGGCTGCGTGGGCCTGCGCGACGACAAGGGCGGCGGCTCGGACACCCCGGCCGGCTGGTTCTTCGACCGGACCCTGGTCGGCGACGTCGTGGAGGTCGTGAACTCGCAGGACAAGACGGTCGCCCCGAACAACGGCCTGGGCGGCTGGAACATGTCCTGGGCCGACTGGGTCGCGGGCTCCGCCATCGCCTGA
- a CDS encoding L,D-transpeptidase family protein, protein MTTGQATSPRGGVRAAVLGALLVLAGLNPAAAAAAPAPGPESACAAGTGPYQRELEEHVGRPVDGVQSSADCFAVRAFQRKNGVTPADGYPGVATYRTMLVVAARPNPNAEGDCPVRSYRVTCVDMGRQLLWVQQGSRIVFPVVPIRTGRDTQETRPGWHEVYWRSKDHKSTLYADSPMPYSQFFDGGQALHGRTGYLYAHGGSAGCVNLTVADAERLWNLLTEGDAVYVWGTKPGTED, encoded by the coding sequence ATGACTACAGGTCAGGCGACGAGCCCCCGAGGCGGTGTCCGGGCGGCCGTGCTCGGCGCCCTGCTCGTACTGGCGGGGCTGAACCCGGCGGCCGCGGCGGCTGCGCCCGCGCCGGGCCCGGAGTCCGCGTGCGCGGCGGGCACCGGTCCCTACCAGCGGGAGCTGGAGGAGCACGTGGGCCGGCCGGTCGACGGGGTGCAGTCCTCGGCGGACTGCTTCGCCGTCCGCGCCTTCCAGCGCAAGAACGGGGTCACTCCCGCGGACGGCTACCCGGGCGTGGCCACCTACCGCACGATGCTCGTCGTGGCCGCCCGCCCGAACCCCAACGCCGAGGGCGACTGCCCCGTGCGCTCGTACCGCGTGACGTGCGTGGACATGGGCCGGCAGCTGCTCTGGGTGCAGCAGGGCAGCCGGATCGTCTTCCCGGTCGTGCCCATCCGCACGGGCCGCGACACCCAGGAGACCCGGCCCGGCTGGCACGAGGTGTACTGGCGCAGCAAGGACCACAAGTCCACGCTGTACGCCGACTCCCCGATGCCGTACTCCCAGTTCTTCGACGGGGGCCAGGCGCTGCACGGCCGGACCGGTTACCTCTACGCCCACGGGGGATCCGCCGGCTGCGTCAACCTCACCGTGGCCGACGCCGAACGCCTCTGGAACCTGCTGACCGAGGGCGACGCCGTCTACGTCTGGGGCACGAAGCCCGGAACCGAGGACTGA